The DNA region ACTGGTATCCTAGTCATTAAGGGCTTTTGCGAGTTCTTTCCTAGGAAGTCTTCTTGAAACTGCATGAGTTGAATCGTTAGGGCAGCTATCACCCTATTTGTTAAAGGATCTGATGACACATACTAAAAAAAGGGCATATGCAGTTTTTGAAATCAGATAGAATCACTAATCaacttataatataaaaattgtcaatgcTTCAGTATATTtagcttaattttaattgttcatttatGTATATCATATTTAAGACTTCTCCAAAATTAAGTATTCAATTCCAATACAATCCTTCTTGGGTAATACTGATATTTTTTAGGTGCACAGTGAATaagaccttttatttttaaaattaaaaacaatggagAAACTATATTTCTCATAGAAACAACTACTAAAATGACTAATTTTACAAGTAATaccttttttccatttttctgTAACCATAAACGAACACCCTCTAAAGCCGCCAAAGTTTCATtgcattcaaaatatttagtattcgGACTGCCGTCCATTTTAGGCCCCAAAGacaacattttgaaaattgtttgccGGTCGACGAGCTGATTTATGAATGAATTGTATAGTATATtgatacaatttttgtttacatgGTATAATTCTTTGTCTATAGGTGTGTTCGggctaaaaaatatacatatacagtACGATTTTGCACGTAAattgtaaacataaatatttacttgttcTACCGGACTAGCGAAAACTGGGGGATTTTGGTTTGTAACTAATTGAGTAGCCGTTGTATGACGCCAGCTGGTTAAGGTACATTCACACCGACACAAACGTGAGATGAAATATCCACATAAAGggtgtttcaaaatttgttttacttgCCTTTGTTTATTTCTAGACCAGAGAGAGAAAACCCACGAAAGTGTTCAcatctcaatttttttaacgttGTTTGCGTCAAACTGcatccttatatttttaatcgcttttgaaaaatatacttaaactGAAATGTGCCGTCTGtgatttaagtatttataccAAACTAGTAGATGACAAAATTCAAGattatctatattatttaattataagtaacTTGGATACTGTAAGTTGGTGTACCATTTTGCCTAATTTTTGGGAAATCCCCTAGTACTTCCACTAGAcgccatttttaattactaattgtattagtatttattttatgaagaataTTTGATTGATAGGTTCCtactaatgaaaaaaaaaaacgatttgttgacattaatttataaaaattaaaacaattaataaaggtgcatattttatttatgtacagcGTGCCCTTCAACACATACTAAATTACGTTTACCCTCAATGCTGATTCTACAGCGTTCGGATATTTCTGTACATGTTAAATATACATCGCTTATATTCTTTTGTGGGTGTCGAAGTTCAACAGTAATATCTATATTTTGACTTCCTCCAGCCTTTCCTTTTTTCAAACTTTCATTTGGATTACTTAATAAATCAGTTGTTAAATATCCTTTTGTCCTGGATTCGCCTGATTTGTATGTTTGGTCCTTTTGATTTACGTCGGATTGTTCGTTTGtttgtctaaatttttgaGTACAACTGTCGATGGTACCTTCGCAGGATTTTGGTCTAAATGTTGGAATGAACTTTCCTTTGTTTGTCGATTTCTCTGATTTCTTCAGCCaggaatatttattgtgattCCCTTGGTTCATATTCGAATCTACTGTACTGATGCTGTCcgtatagtttattttaaatccagGGATGTACGTATTTCCGTTATCATCAGACAAACTACCCTTCGACGCacaaaatctgaaaaaatattctccAACGTATTAACACTAATCTGTGgtattatatcatttaaatattaatacttacaGATGCATTATGGATAGGTCGCAGAATTTGCGAGGTTTtaggttatattttttagttaccatgtataataattataaatactcaatatataaaattaatgtccttttataaattttgatcgtTCGCAATTACacttgtttgaattaaatattaaaacatttttatgttttgactTTGAAGTTATCATTGCTGggtattgaattatttttattatactaaagGCAATAAATTAGGAATCAACGTCTTCCAAAAATCAGATTTATActatatatgttaaaaaaacttaaaaattataaatacattaatattatttaattttaatatttattaattatttctttactcAACATTTCTTGTGAAATATCAATGTAGCTTTGTAAGTAAAGATTTCGTACAgtatattcagattttttaaaacataaaacaatacatGAAGGCTGCAAATGTATGTAACTGatctgtttattaatttattagatttattattaataataaataattactgaaatac from Aethina tumida isolate Nest 87 chromosome 1, icAetTumi1.1, whole genome shotgun sequence includes:
- the LOC109598993 gene encoding uncharacterized protein LOC109598993, whose product is MVTKKYNLKPRKFCDLSIMHLFCASKGSLSDDNGNTYIPGFKINYTDSISTVDSNMNQGNHNKYSWLKKSEKSTNKGKFIPTFRPKSCEGTIDSCTQKFRQTNEQSDVNQKDQTYKSGESRTKGYLTTDLLSNPNESLKKGKAGGSQNIDITVELRHPQKNISDVYLTCTEISERCRISIEGKRNLVCVEGHAVHK